One part of the Methylobacterium mesophilicum SR1.6/6 genome encodes these proteins:
- a CDS encoding monovalent cation/H+ antiporter complex subunit F, whose product MNIWTAAILALLPPLAVAAALAWRGRPGQRFAAYQLAGSVTVLILTLLAFATDQASITDLALTLVLLNLPGTMLLAVFLERWI is encoded by the coding sequence ATGAATATCTGGACGGCCGCCATCCTGGCGCTGCTGCCGCCCCTCGCCGTCGCGGCGGCGCTGGCGTGGCGGGGCCGGCCCGGCCAGCGCTTCGCCGCCTATCAGCTCGCCGGAAGCGTCACGGTGCTGATCCTGACGCTGCTCGCCTTCGCCACCGATCAGGCTTCGATCACCGATCTCGCCCTCACCCTGGTCCTGCTCAACCTGCCGGGCACGATGCTGCTCGCAGTCTTCCTGGAGCGCTGGATATGA
- a CDS encoding NUDIX domain-containing protein produces the protein MPAEILEIRFVHEGWSRFGVARVRLADGAVVEREIEDHGNSVGILPYDPERKVATLVRELRVPPLFAAGEQAQLEAPAGIIDDGGPEANARREALEEVGLRLRALEFVGAAYSCASLTTEKIHLYLAPYGAADRAEAGGGAEGEHENIRVVEMPLAELAGMADRAAISDLKTLTLVLALRARHPDLFAP, from the coding sequence ATGCCGGCCGAGATCCTCGAGATCCGTTTCGTCCACGAGGGCTGGAGCCGGTTCGGCGTCGCGCGGGTGCGCTTGGCCGACGGCGCCGTCGTCGAGCGCGAGATCGAGGATCACGGCAATTCGGTGGGCATCCTGCCCTACGATCCCGAGCGCAAGGTGGCGACGCTGGTGCGTGAGTTGCGAGTCCCGCCGCTCTTCGCTGCCGGCGAACAGGCTCAGCTCGAAGCACCCGCAGGGATCATCGACGACGGCGGTCCCGAGGCGAATGCCCGCCGGGAGGCGTTGGAAGAAGTCGGCCTGCGCCTGCGCGCGCTCGAATTCGTCGGCGCCGCCTATTCCTGCGCGAGCCTCACCACCGAGAAGATCCACCTCTACCTCGCACCCTACGGTGCGGCGGACCGCGCCGAGGCCGGCGGCGGAGCCGAGGGCGAGCACGAGAACATCCGGGTCGTCGAGATGCCGCTCGCCGAGCTCGCCGGCATGGCCGACCGCGCCGCCATCAGCGACCTGAAGACACTCACCCTCGTCCTGGCGCTGCGCGCCCGCCATCCAGATCTTTTCGCGCCGTGA
- a CDS encoding acetyl-CoA acetyltransferase, which produces MTRACIVGWAHTPFGKLEEPDVEGLIARVSGEALAHAGVEESQVDGIYVGSMNTGFSKQGFEGSLVAVNRPGLAHAPATHLENACATGSAALYAALDFVDSGRGGVALVIGAEKMTAKTVAETGDILLGASYRKEEADIEGGFAGVFGRIAAGYFQRYGDRSEELARIAAKNHRNGVGNPYAQLRKDLGFDFCNRISEKNPYVAAPLRRTDCSLISDGAAALVVADAEIAEGLERAIGFRARSHVNDILPLSRRDPAEFKGARMAWDKARAQAGIGNDDLSFVETHDCFTIAELIEYEAMGLAAPGEGYRVVREGLAEKGGRLPINPSGGLKAKGHPVGATGVSMHVMACLQLMGEAGEMQVPGAELAGIFNMGGAAVTNYVSILERRR; this is translated from the coding sequence ATGACGCGCGCCTGCATCGTGGGCTGGGCCCACACGCCCTTCGGCAAGCTCGAGGAGCCGGATGTCGAGGGACTGATCGCCCGGGTCTCCGGAGAGGCGCTGGCCCATGCCGGCGTCGAGGAGTCCCAGGTCGACGGCATCTACGTCGGCTCGATGAATACCGGCTTCTCCAAGCAGGGCTTCGAGGGCTCGCTGGTGGCGGTGAACCGTCCGGGCCTCGCCCACGCGCCGGCGACCCATCTGGAGAACGCCTGCGCCACCGGCTCGGCCGCGCTCTACGCGGCCCTCGATTTCGTCGATAGCGGACGCGGCGGCGTCGCGCTGGTGATCGGCGCCGAGAAGATGACAGCCAAGACCGTGGCCGAGACCGGCGACATCCTGCTGGGCGCCTCCTACCGGAAGGAGGAGGCCGACATCGAGGGCGGGTTCGCGGGCGTGTTCGGGCGGATCGCGGCGGGCTACTTCCAGCGCTACGGCGACCGCAGCGAGGAGCTGGCCCGCATCGCCGCCAAGAACCACCGCAACGGCGTCGGCAACCCCTACGCGCAGCTGCGCAAGGATCTCGGCTTCGATTTCTGCAACCGGATCTCGGAGAAGAATCCCTACGTGGCGGCGCCCCTGCGGCGCACCGACTGCTCGCTGATCTCGGACGGTGCCGCGGCTCTGGTGGTGGCGGATGCGGAGATCGCCGAGGGTCTGGAACGGGCGATCGGTTTCCGCGCCCGGTCGCATGTCAACGACATCCTGCCCCTGTCTCGTCGCGACCCGGCGGAGTTCAAGGGTGCGCGGATGGCCTGGGACAAGGCGCGGGCGCAGGCCGGGATCGGCAACGACGACCTCTCGTTCGTGGAGACGCACGACTGCTTCACCATCGCGGAGTTGATCGAGTACGAGGCGATGGGATTGGCCGCGCCGGGCGAGGGGTACCGCGTGGTCCGTGAGGGTCTTGCCGAGAAGGGCGGCCGGCTGCCGATCAACCCGTCCGGCGGACTCAAGGCCAAAGGCCATCCGGTGGGCGCCACCGGCGTGTCGATGCACGTCATGGCCTGCCTGCAGCTCATGGGCGAGGCCGGCGAGATGCAGGTGCCGGGCGCGGAGCTCGCCGGGATCTTCAACATGGGCGGGGCGGCGGTAACGAATTACGTTTCGATCTTGGAGCGGCGGCGCTGA